One Melanotaenia boesemani isolate fMelBoe1 chromosome 8, fMelBoe1.pri, whole genome shotgun sequence DNA segment encodes these proteins:
- the kif2c gene encoding kinesin-like protein KIF2C isoform X1 has product MESNLSRLLVGLSVQISRSDGRVHSATVKSVDKVKCTAMVEWYERNICRGKEIDVSDLCTLNPELLDNVNTATIKDGETPTVAPEKEKKYNGRLRSSRIPAPPVSPAPVAPKTEESVTTRSQVRQTCMFQAPAPVPAPASTMGSSPSNPETFHPDLKPSSVHTNSVIPYHQHRENHAKPAPLSVAREAIKENEPERMPPLPSAKGRRKSVAPQELNKGNKRLSSVIKPFDMQTKKGKFGEASRPNQKFFEMIQEFRETLEITPLSSADEIEPHRICVCVRKRPLNKQEIAKKEIDVVSVPGKGTLLVHEPKHKVDLTKYLDNQIFHFDYSFDESATNDMVYKFTAKPLVQSIFEGGMATCFAYGQTGSGKTHTMGGDFTGKQQNSGKGIYALAARDVFTYLNHRRYTNLDLSVYVSFFEIYNGKVYDLLNKKAKLRVLEDDRQQVQVVGLEEVCVSTTEDVIKIIQMGSACRTSGQTSANANSSRSHAVLQIVLRRNDRGATLHGKFSLVDLAGNERGTDVSSNDRGTLVETAEINRSLLALKECIRSLGMNSDHIPFRMSTLTKVLRDSFIGEKSRTCMISMVSPGMASCEYTMNTLRYADRVKELKGSSKAKGAPQAQEPVNTSSEEETDTSVFDAISQVAELEEKVYAELKRANELVKDMEKTSYNIEEGLPGLMDHSRRLMDTVLTLQSAVDQERTMRLNH; this is encoded by the exons ATGGAGAGCAACTTGTCCAGGCTTCTAGTTGGACTTTCTGTTCAGATCAGTCGCAGCGATG GTCGAGTCCATTCAGCCACGGTGAAATCCGTTGATAAAGTTAAGTGCACGGCGATGGTGGAGTGGTATGAGAGAAACATCTGTCGTGGGAAAGAG atTGACGTGAGTGACTTATGTACACTTAATCCAGAGCTTTTGGACAATGTCAACACTGCCACCATCAAAGATGGTGAGACACCCACTGTTGCTCCAGAAAAGGAAAAG AAGTATAATGGTCGACTGCGCTCTTCAAGGATTCCTGCCCCACCCGTCT CCCCTGCTCCAGTGGCTCCAAAGACTGAAGAGTCAG TCACAACTCGATCTCAGGTGCGACAGACCTGCATGTTCCAAGCCCCGGCACCTGTTCCAGCACCAGCTTCAACCATGGGGTCTTCTCCCTCAAACCCAGAGACGTTCCATCCTGATCTCAAACCATCATCAGTCCATACAAACTCTG TAATTCCTTATCACCAGCATAGAGAGAATCATGCCAAACCAGCACCACTGTCTGTTGCTCGAGAGGCCATAAAGGAAAATGAACCTGAAAGGATGCCACCTCTGCCTTCAGCCAAAG GCAGAAGAAAATCTGTGGCTCCCCAGGAattaaacaaaggcaacaaaaggctgtcctctgtcatcAAGCCATTTGACATGCAGACCAAGAAGGGaaag tttggaGAAGCATCCCGACCGAACCAGAAGTTCTTTGAGATGATCCAAGAGTTCAGAGAGACCTTGGAAATAACCCCATTATCATCAGCTGATGAG ATTGAGCCTCACAGGATTTGTGTGTGCGTTCGAAAGCGGCCCCTTAACAAGCAAG AGATTGCTAAGAAGGAGATAGATGTTGTCTCTGTACCTGGAAAAGGTACATTATTGGTCCATGAGCCAAAACACAAGGTGGACCTCACAAAGTACTTGGACAACCAGATCTTCCACTTTGACTACTCCTTTGACGAGAGTGCCACCAATGACATGGTCTACAA GTTCACAGCCAAACCTTTGGTGCAGTCCATTTTTGAAGGTGGAATGGCAACTTGTTTTGCCTATGGCCAGACGGGAAGTGGTAAGACCCAT ACTATGGGAGGTGATTTCACAGGGAAGCAGCAGAACAGTGGTAAAGGAATCTACGCCTTGGCAG CCAGAGATGTTTTCACCTATCTTAACCACAGGAGGTATACTAATCTGGATCTGTCGGTTTATGTCAGCTTCTTTGAGATTTACAATGGCAAA gTGTATGACCTGCTGAATAAGAAGGCCAAGCTCCGTGTTTTGGAAGATGACCGACAGCAGGTTCAGGTGGTTGGACTAGAGGAGGTCTGTGTGTCCACAACAGAAGATGTCATCAAGATAATTCAGATGGGCAGTGCATGCAG GACATCAGGTCAGACGTCAGCCAATGCCAACTCATCACGCTCGCATGCTGTCCTCCAGATTGTGCTACGGCGCAATGACCGTGGTGCCACGCTGCATGGCAAATTTTCATTGGTGGATTTGGCTGGCAATGAGCGTGGCACAGACGTCAGCAGCAATGACCGCGGCACTTTGGTTGAGACTGCTGAGATCAACCGTAGCCTGCTAGCTCTCAAG GAGTGCATTCGTTCACTGGGAATGAACAGTGACCACATTCCTTTCCGGATGAGCACTTTAACCAAAGTGCTCAGGGATTCTTTCATTGGGGAAAAATCCAGAACCTGCATG ATTTCCATGGTGTCTCCTGGCATGGCTTCATGTGAATATACTATGAATACACTACGTTATGCTGACAG AGTGAAGGAGCTGAAAGGCAGTTCCAAAGCTAAAGGAGCACCTCAGGCACAAGAGCCTGTGAATACCTCTTCAGAGGAG GAAACTGACACCAGTGTGTTTGATGCCATATCTCAGGTGGCTGAGTTGGAGGAGAAGGTTTATGCAGAGCTCAag AGGGCAAATGAACTTGTGAAAGACATGGAAAAAACCTCATACAACATCGAGGAAGGGCTTCCAGGTTTGATGGATCATTCCCGGAGGTTAATGG ATACAGTTCTGACTCTCCAGTCTGCTGTGGATCAGGAGCGAACCATGAGGCTGAACCACTAA
- the kif2c gene encoding kinesin-like protein KIF2C isoform X2: MESNLSRLLVGLSVQISRSDGRVHSATVKSVDKVKCTAMVEWYERNICRGKEIDVSDLCTLNPELLDNVNTATIKDGETPTVAPEKEKKYNGRLRSSRIPAPPVFTTRSQVRQTCMFQAPAPVPAPASTMGSSPSNPETFHPDLKPSSVHTNSVIPYHQHRENHAKPAPLSVAREAIKENEPERMPPLPSAKGRRKSVAPQELNKGNKRLSSVIKPFDMQTKKGKFGEASRPNQKFFEMIQEFRETLEITPLSSADEIEPHRICVCVRKRPLNKQEIAKKEIDVVSVPGKGTLLVHEPKHKVDLTKYLDNQIFHFDYSFDESATNDMVYKFTAKPLVQSIFEGGMATCFAYGQTGSGKTHTMGGDFTGKQQNSGKGIYALAARDVFTYLNHRRYTNLDLSVYVSFFEIYNGKVYDLLNKKAKLRVLEDDRQQVQVVGLEEVCVSTTEDVIKIIQMGSACRTSGQTSANANSSRSHAVLQIVLRRNDRGATLHGKFSLVDLAGNERGTDVSSNDRGTLVETAEINRSLLALKECIRSLGMNSDHIPFRMSTLTKVLRDSFIGEKSRTCMISMVSPGMASCEYTMNTLRYADRVKELKGSSKAKGAPQAQEPVNTSSEEETDTSVFDAISQVAELEEKVYAELKRANELVKDMEKTSYNIEEGLPGLMDHSRRLMDTVLTLQSAVDQERTMRLNH; encoded by the exons ATGGAGAGCAACTTGTCCAGGCTTCTAGTTGGACTTTCTGTTCAGATCAGTCGCAGCGATG GTCGAGTCCATTCAGCCACGGTGAAATCCGTTGATAAAGTTAAGTGCACGGCGATGGTGGAGTGGTATGAGAGAAACATCTGTCGTGGGAAAGAG atTGACGTGAGTGACTTATGTACACTTAATCCAGAGCTTTTGGACAATGTCAACACTGCCACCATCAAAGATGGTGAGACACCCACTGTTGCTCCAGAAAAGGAAAAG AAGTATAATGGTCGACTGCGCTCTTCAAGGATTCCTGCCCCACCCGTCT TCACAACTCGATCTCAGGTGCGACAGACCTGCATGTTCCAAGCCCCGGCACCTGTTCCAGCACCAGCTTCAACCATGGGGTCTTCTCCCTCAAACCCAGAGACGTTCCATCCTGATCTCAAACCATCATCAGTCCATACAAACTCTG TAATTCCTTATCACCAGCATAGAGAGAATCATGCCAAACCAGCACCACTGTCTGTTGCTCGAGAGGCCATAAAGGAAAATGAACCTGAAAGGATGCCACCTCTGCCTTCAGCCAAAG GCAGAAGAAAATCTGTGGCTCCCCAGGAattaaacaaaggcaacaaaaggctgtcctctgtcatcAAGCCATTTGACATGCAGACCAAGAAGGGaaag tttggaGAAGCATCCCGACCGAACCAGAAGTTCTTTGAGATGATCCAAGAGTTCAGAGAGACCTTGGAAATAACCCCATTATCATCAGCTGATGAG ATTGAGCCTCACAGGATTTGTGTGTGCGTTCGAAAGCGGCCCCTTAACAAGCAAG AGATTGCTAAGAAGGAGATAGATGTTGTCTCTGTACCTGGAAAAGGTACATTATTGGTCCATGAGCCAAAACACAAGGTGGACCTCACAAAGTACTTGGACAACCAGATCTTCCACTTTGACTACTCCTTTGACGAGAGTGCCACCAATGACATGGTCTACAA GTTCACAGCCAAACCTTTGGTGCAGTCCATTTTTGAAGGTGGAATGGCAACTTGTTTTGCCTATGGCCAGACGGGAAGTGGTAAGACCCAT ACTATGGGAGGTGATTTCACAGGGAAGCAGCAGAACAGTGGTAAAGGAATCTACGCCTTGGCAG CCAGAGATGTTTTCACCTATCTTAACCACAGGAGGTATACTAATCTGGATCTGTCGGTTTATGTCAGCTTCTTTGAGATTTACAATGGCAAA gTGTATGACCTGCTGAATAAGAAGGCCAAGCTCCGTGTTTTGGAAGATGACCGACAGCAGGTTCAGGTGGTTGGACTAGAGGAGGTCTGTGTGTCCACAACAGAAGATGTCATCAAGATAATTCAGATGGGCAGTGCATGCAG GACATCAGGTCAGACGTCAGCCAATGCCAACTCATCACGCTCGCATGCTGTCCTCCAGATTGTGCTACGGCGCAATGACCGTGGTGCCACGCTGCATGGCAAATTTTCATTGGTGGATTTGGCTGGCAATGAGCGTGGCACAGACGTCAGCAGCAATGACCGCGGCACTTTGGTTGAGACTGCTGAGATCAACCGTAGCCTGCTAGCTCTCAAG GAGTGCATTCGTTCACTGGGAATGAACAGTGACCACATTCCTTTCCGGATGAGCACTTTAACCAAAGTGCTCAGGGATTCTTTCATTGGGGAAAAATCCAGAACCTGCATG ATTTCCATGGTGTCTCCTGGCATGGCTTCATGTGAATATACTATGAATACACTACGTTATGCTGACAG AGTGAAGGAGCTGAAAGGCAGTTCCAAAGCTAAAGGAGCACCTCAGGCACAAGAGCCTGTGAATACCTCTTCAGAGGAG GAAACTGACACCAGTGTGTTTGATGCCATATCTCAGGTGGCTGAGTTGGAGGAGAAGGTTTATGCAGAGCTCAag AGGGCAAATGAACTTGTGAAAGACATGGAAAAAACCTCATACAACATCGAGGAAGGGCTTCCAGGTTTGATGGATCATTCCCGGAGGTTAATGG ATACAGTTCTGACTCTCCAGTCTGCTGTGGATCAGGAGCGAACCATGAGGCTGAACCACTAA